The sequence TGCGCGAGGGCAGCCTCCATCGCAATTTCCAGGGCTACACGACGCAGGCCGAATGCGACCTGATCGGCTTCGGCGTTTCCGCGATCGGCAAGGTCGGCGCGTCGTACAGCCAGTCCACGCGCTCGCTGAAGACGTATTACCGCCATCTCGACGCGGGACGCCTGCCGATCGAGCGCGGCTTCGCGCTGACGCCCGACGATCTGCTGCGGCGCGAAGTCATCATGACGGTGATGTGCAGCACGCCCGTCGATTTCGCGGCGATCGGCCGCAGGCACGGCATCGATTTCACGCAGTATTTCGCGCCCGAGCTGGCGCGGCTCGAGCCCTATCGCGACGCCGGCCTGCTGGCGATCGAAGCGGACCGGATCGCCGTTACGCCGAAGGGGCGCATGTTCGTGCGCGCGATCGGCATGGTGTTCGACGGCTATCTCGGCCGGCCGGCCGCTGCGTCCTATTCGAAGCTGATCTAGAAGGTGGCGTGATGAAAGAAAGCAAGATCCCGGTGCAGGACTTCCTTGCACGGTTGCCGCTCTTCAGCGGGCTTTCGCGCGGCGAGCTCGACAATCTCGCGCGGGGCACGATGCGCGCGCAGGTGTCGCGCGGGCAGACAGTGTTCAGCCGCGGTGACCCGTGCGGCGGCTTTCATATGATCGTCTACGGGCAGATCAAGCTGAGCTCGTTTTCGCCGCTCGGCATCGAGAAGATCGTGCGTCTGCTCGGGCCGGGAGACAGCTTCGGCGAAGCGGTGATGTTCATGGACAAGCCGTACGCGGTGACGGCGAAGACGCTCTCCGACGCGCTACTCCTGCACGTGACGAAGGCCGCCGTGACCGACGAGCTCGATCACAACCCGGCGTTCGCGCGCAGGATGCTCGCGAGCCTCAGCATGCGGCTGCATCAGCTCGTCGTCGACGTCGAGACGTATTCGCTGCGCTCGGGCACGCAGCGCGTGATCAGCTATCTGCTCGAGCAGAACGACGCACCCGCGGAATCCGGCCTGCAGATCCGGCTCGAGACGGGCAAGAAGGCGATCGCGTCGCGGCTGAATCTCACGCCCGAGCACTTCTCGCGCGTGCTGCGCGATCTCTGCATGCGCGAGCTTGTCGTCGTCAACGGCCGCGACATCTTCATCCCCGACGTCGATCGGCTACGCTCCGAGATGCAGTACTGACGACGCGACGCGTCGCTTGACCTGTGCGTAGCGCCGCCATGCGCCGAGCATGTTGACGGCGAGCCAGCCTGCCGACACGCCGAGCGCGACGGCGGCCGGCCGCGCGAATGCGCCCGGCGCGACGCTCGCGGCGACGAGCAGCAGCAAGGCGGCGACATGCGCGAAGAACTGCCTGCGGGCGATGCGCTCCGGCAGCATGTCCTTGACCTTCGGCATGGCGGGGATCGCCGTGTCGCTCGCCTTTTGCGCGTGATACCACAGCAGGAACGGAATGATCTTGTAGAGCATGCCGTTGATCGCCGACCATGCGCCGCCGATCGTCAGCAACACGCCCGTCGTGATTGCAACGTCGCGGCCGCCGACGCTTGCGTTCACGATCCAGAGCACGCTCGCGCCTGCGACGCTCGCTGTCGCGGTGCGCCAGAATAGCGTCGTGGTGTCGGCTTCGGGGCGCTTGCGGGTCCACAGCAGGTAAAACGTGAGCGTGGCGTACGCCGCGTATGTCACGTATAGCGCGACGCGAATCACGCCGGCCACGAAACCGAAGCGGCCGGCCGATCCGACGGCGACGATCGACGCCGCAACGAGCCAAGCGAACACGCATGGACCCAGCCAGCGCGTGACGATGCGCGGATAGGGCTCGGTGGCCTGAAACATCGGAATCAACTGAAATGAGATGCCGATCGTCAGTAGCCCGACCCATCCGGCCAGCCCCCAGGCCGCGTGCAGATCGACGAGATCGATCGAGAAGAAGGGTAGATGCCCGCCGAGCGCGAACGCAAGCGATGTGCCGAGCGCGACGGTGGCCGCAAGCGCGAGCAGCGCGATGCGCACGGTGCGCAGCACGCTCGCGGCGCCGGCGGGCATGCGTCGCCGGTGCCGCGCGAAGCCGATCGCGCAGACGAGCAGGA comes from Burkholderia savannae and encodes:
- a CDS encoding Crp/Fnr family transcriptional regulator; the protein is MKESKIPVQDFLARLPLFSGLSRGELDNLARGTMRAQVSRGQTVFSRGDPCGGFHMIVYGQIKLSSFSPLGIEKIVRLLGPGDSFGEAVMFMDKPYAVTAKTLSDALLLHVTKAAVTDELDHNPAFARRMLASLSMRLHQLVVDVETYSLRSGTQRVISYLLEQNDAPAESGLQIRLETGKKAIASRLNLTPEHFSRVLRDLCMRELVVVNGRDIFIPDVDRLRSEMQY